In Colletotrichum higginsianum IMI 349063 chromosome 1, whole genome shotgun sequence, the DNA window aacacgacgacgacaacgacgacagaggagaagggggcgGATGGGGAGAAGGCCCAGAgcagcggcgaggagaagagtggcgtcgtcaaggccaacccgtcgccgccgccgacgaagggCAAGTTGAGTCTCGTGGCGTATGgctccgactcggacgaTGACTAAGGCAATCGGACCGCGGAGGTTCGTCCCCGGAGATGGCCCGGAACAGATGGCGATTCTGCATGAAGAGCCGGCTGAGCGAGACACCCACGCAGCAGATTGACGTCTCTCGGACGGATAAAAGTGAAGAAGGAACgaagaaaggggggttttttttcctttaaaaaaaaaaggaggaaaaAGCAGAGAAgatgcaaaaaaaaaaaacccaagAGGAGTGTGATAGTAATATTCGTGACAAGTTGAGGCCGAGTGAACCTTTTTCCCGGCCCCAACAGACCTGGTCTATGATGGGCTCCCCAGGTCCCGCGTGCCCCCCTCTGTCCGTTTGCGGCAGCACACGAGCTTACTAGGAGCTAGAATTACAATATGTTTTCAAAAACCCGCCGCGTCTTCATGCGGCCGGGGTATAGTTGTACAATCCCTTCTCgcctctctctgtctccctctctcccactctctCCCACTCTGTGCCCCTCTGtgccctctctctctccctcgtcttTCTTCTCCTTATGACACAGAAGTCAACGGCAGACTCACTCATCAATCTCGCCGACGTTGGGACCCTTGCGCTTGTCCCCCTTGATGGCATTCCATCCCCAGTGGCCCAGCGACCTCAGgctgcccttgatccagccctcgacctcctcttcTGGCACGACGATGTGCCGCGCgcgctcctcgtcctcggggcgGATCTCGAAGCGGCGCATGCGCGAGGCGATGCgcgggtcgacgacgacgggcgacgTCCAGATGCGCTCCTTGGtccgctcctcctcgtcgtctgaggcgggcgcctcggcggcctccttccACACGCTTTTGACCCAGTTGCCCTCCTCGTGCTCGAGGGCGCGTTGCTGCTCGTAGGGCTGATCCGGGTGCTGCTGGGACGAcgggccgtcgtcgcgccACTCGCGCGAGGCGGCgaagcaggcggcggcgacctggcggccgatgtcgtcggcgaggcggcggcggttgagGAAGCGCTGCATGCGGGTGAAGGTACcggcgaagccgaggaggtgCGGGAAGGGGATGGCGTCGGAGGGGGAGAACTCGGCGGGGAtgtggagggggaggtgggAGGTCGGGTAGTCGAGGGTGGTGTTGTAGGGGACCGGTTGGGGAGGGCGGTCGGGCTTGTTCTCCTCTTTGGGGGGTTCTtcatccttcttcttttcttccgACGCGGCGCCCTCCTCCGTCCCAGAAGCAGCACCAGGAGCAGCGGTAGCAGGTGTCGCCGTCGTATTTTCggtgccctcggcggcgtcgggttTCGAGGGctcctcgggcttgggcGGCGGGTCAAGGGGGCCGAGCCAGCCCTCGTGCAGGCCGCGGACGTACTCCTTCCACGTGTGCCTTccgatgacgatgtcgccgccggggcctTCGTACTCGGGGATGCCGTTCTTCTGGCGCAGAGCGTCGCGGATGTTCTCCTCGGTgggcagcagctcgacgtcggGCCTCTCCTCGCGGctcctgcggcggcggatcttctcggcgacggcggcgcggacgtcGCCCTGGCGGCGGCCCTGGACGAACTCCCAGTCGAggccggaggcggcgaggatgggcTTGATGTACTCGAGGAAGTGGTCCTGGGCGACGcgcaggccgtcgccggggggcgcctcgaggaggacggtgAGCTTGCGCGGCAGCTGGGACGGGTGGGCGAGGGGCTCCTGTGCGAGGGgcgcgacggcgcgggcccAACGGGCGGTTGCGCGGTTCTTCTCACGCTTGTCGtagatgatggcggcggagatggcGCCCGTCAGGGAGAGGAAGATCATCCAGTTGCGCGAGGGGAGGCGCTTGGGCGGGCCACGGAGACCCATCATCTGCCAGACGGGGTTCGGTTTCGCGGCCTTGTAACCTTCGGCGGGGTTTGCGGCagtggtcgtggtcgtggtcgtggtaGAGGGAGTCGGACTCGGGGCTGCGGCCGCCTGGTAGAGGATCGATGTTAGTACGGGGGGGGACTTGACTCTTGATGGCATCGCGACTTTGCTCAcctcgggcggcgtcggtTTGGTGTCTGCCATGGTTTCGTGTGTAGACCAGATAGGTGTGTATGGGGTGTTGCAGAGGATCAACAGGCGTGAATGGAGCACCGCACAGAGGATGCACCCGAGAGGTCGGTCGCTCACAATGCTCGTATCGTAGCTGGGAATGAGGTTTTTGGAAATTTTATCGTTTGGTCGCGATAAGAGCTTCGCTGAATTATCGGATCTAGCCGTCCCTAAGCGGTATAGCGCGGACGCACGCTCTGACCGCCTACTGAATACGGCTAAGGGTCACCCGCTGCCAGGCTTCTCCGACAGCTGTCAGCTTGTCACTCAATCAGTCACCTAGCCAGCATTTAACATCTGTCTTTGGCTGTATGCACCTTTTGATATGCAATATCCGTAAACGGGAACAAACAGGTGGGAACGCCAGCTACGTCTGGCTTTCGATATGAGAGGCATCGACGAGCTTCGATCAAGCCTTCCGCCGCTCTAGAGTTTGTGTCTATTACCATTTGAACCCAGTCAGCCCTGCCAGTTAATTAACTCGGAGTTTTTACACCGGAACGCTTATCCACGTGGGAGTGATTGAAGTCGATGGTCTGGCGATCCTGGGCCTGACGGCAGATCCATAATGCGTGATCGACTCCTGGAAAGCCGCGAGGGCAGTTGCATTGCTGAAGGGATGCTTGTTTCTGTGCCCCCCCGTGGCCCGTGGCCCGCGGCTCGTGGCCTATGAGGCAGCGATGGCAGCGAGCCTGGAGACCGCCCATGGATCACTGGGCAACTTCTGACACAGGCACAGGGCGTCACCTGAGCCGCACGCCGTCTTGAACTGCGAAGCTTCGTCATCCCGTTGAAAGTGCATGGTGTGGCGGTGCTAATGgtctccctcgtctcccGCGTTCCGTCAACGCCCATGCGCCATACGAGCTTTGGGTGAATCCTGTGCGAGCTCAACCATGAGCCATGTGCCCTCGAAGGTTGATGTGATGCAGAGAGGCAGATGCAGCTACATCGTAGGTGAGCTGCAGCCTACCGCGGCGTTCCAGAGCCAGGACACGCCATGCAGAAGGACAGAGCGTGCAGCGATGCCATGTGCCATGTGCCACAGATCAAGCTTGTGCCGTGGCGGGTGCAACGACCCGTATTCGGCGGGCATGAAGTTGTGCGGTACGAAGAGCTATTCATCCAAGATGGATGCGAGCATCACGGTACAGTCGTGCCAGGCGAACCACGCGGTTGGAGGTAAACACGGTTGGGAGTGTATTCTCGGTGGAATGTCGAGACGATGTTGCACAGGGAGAGTTGAAAAGCCAATCGGGGGACACGGGGCGGATGACAGTATCAACATTCTTTTGTTGCACCTGACGATGCAGAGTTGTCGGTCTCATCTTAAGTGGAGGCCGCGTCCGGATAGTgagtgtggtgtgtgtgtgtgtgtagcCCTTGGGATGCGGTGGTTGATTCAGAGTTCCTAAGGTGAGCGAGTTGAATGACACGACTTTGCTCGTCTACAGATACCTAAGTACCTGTAGGTACCTGGTAGGTAGAAACCAGAGGAGGCATTGAATAGGTTGAGTTTGGTGACTAACAGCTACACGGCGCGCTCCAAGCTTGAAGAGTCGGTGAAGAGGGGCCGCCGAGGGGCAGCAGAAGGCAGGACGGACGGAGGTCAGGCTAAGCGAGTTCCAAGGGTGAAGATGAAGTCCCTGAACCACAATATTTTGCAGTGGTCCCAATGCTTGCTACACTCAAgcaaggtacctacctacctgcctaccaATGGATACAGGCGTGGTATGCGAATGTACAGGTGTACTTGGCATAATAGTCCTTGCCCCTCCTTCCTCGTCAACAATGGTCTTTGGCCCCGCAGCCCCTGTGGATCCTACAgggtagcagcagcagcagcgatgacggagaaggaggaagaaggaaagaaggacAGGACTGtctgtacctacctaggtaggcaagATACATACATACCTGGCTGCCCTCGCATGTTGAAGAACGCTCGGTCATCCACCTAGGTGCTCTGCAACAGGAGCTATATCATCCGACATAAAAGAAACACCCACACACAAAAGACCGATTGGTGTTTTTCATCCTGCGCGCAAGGCAGCTCGTAGGGCGGGCCGGGTCACGGCCTTCGGGTGGAGGAGACAGCGGCGGAGGAACATTCCCAGTGGATGGGCGCAACTTGGAGCCCCACATCAACGGTGATCGGCCACTCACAACCCGCCCTCTTCTCGAATCTCAGGGGTAGCCGGGGTCCAGCGACGTCTCTGCGGTCCCTGGATCCCCTCAATGGAGAGAGCACAGAGGGACCACGCAGAGGGACGGAGGGATAGACGGAGGTACGTACGCATGTACAAGGGTACTTCCACCTCCTGTGTCCCTCCACCTTCCCCGCCCACACACAAGCAGGTCTCCTCTGACCGACAATGACCTGGCCGAATCCTCCCACTCAACTCGACACAAGCATTGGCATTGGCCTGGAACcccctcgaccgcctccTTGTTTGTCCCTTGCCATCCGCCTGTCAACGGCGAGTCTCGtctcttgtcgtcgtcgtcgtcgtcgtcaagttCAACCACCCTAAACAACGGCAGAACCAGCACAAGCCGGTCTCGTGACCTCGAcgtctccctctcttttcaGTTCTCTGCATCTTGGCCGGTTGTTCTTTTTTTGTCTCCCTGCCTCGCTCAAGCCACGAGGTTGCCTCATCCCGCCGCATTGCAAACCCGACGATCTGTCAGACTGCTAAGCTACCTTGGGCTGCTGCCACTTACCTAGCTAGCTTCGTCCGGCAGTCTCTTCTCCGCTGTCGTTGGTTGTTGGCACTGGGGAATATTTACCCCCTTATTAAAGCCTGAGCCTGAGCCTGGAGCCCCTCTCCGCCACCTTTTTGCGCCTTATCGACAAATCctcttcccttctccccccctttcgtcAGTGAAGGAAAACCAACCACCGGCTGGTTTTCGATTCTTCgtctacttcttcttcatcatctccaAACCAATTCTTCCCTCCCGTAAGAATCACCAAGTAAGCTTCGTTGTCCACCGTCACTCCCTGCTGTTTGCATGAGCTCTGTTCCATCTTCCTACCTAGGGGCACACACACTTACGCTTCTTCATCAAAGGCTCGGTGGGTTTGCGAGGACCtcccatccacccacccGCCCACCGCAATCTAttcttcctcgacaacgCACCGGGGGACGCCCCCAATCCATCCAACCATCCGCCTTGACCCTGCGCACCGCACCGCGGCTGCGACCTTGCCTCCTCCTTTGCAGCCtccccgccgtcgagcagcagcagcagcagcagcagtagcagcagaCAGTGGCAGCAGTAGCAACAATAGCACTCGACTCGCTGCCTCACTCCCACGGTCCGCTCGTACATAGCACGCTGTCAATTAAACTGCCACTTTGCTAGTCGCCCGCACAGCCCGCGCAGCATCCCTACCCGCACACGCCGTGGCCCCTCCCGAGTCAGGACGAAACCTTTACAATGGAGGGCAACAATAATCGTCTCTACCTCAACATTGGGAACAACAACGACCGTTTGGCTCCCGGCGGCGATCGACAATTTCCCACCACGCCCTCCACCTTCCCCCAGCCTGTCTTCCCTCATCAAGGCCAGCACCAACAGCAGGCCGGCAtgcagcatcagcagcaacagcaacaacaacagcaccagcaccaacagcaacaacatccgcctcagcagcagcaacagcccTACGCTACCGGTTACGCCCCCTCTGGTTACTTCATGCCgaaccagcagcagcagcaaggcCAGTACCCTCCTCAGGGTCACGGGGACTACAATGCTGCCTATCAGCCTCGCTCGAACACGCCCGGCACCAACGATCCGAACGTCGGCCTCGCTCACCAATTCTCCCACCAGAACCTAGGCGGCGCTGCACGGGCATCGCCATACGGCTCTCGCGGCCCCTCGCCCGGCCAGCGACCTCGCACTGCCGGTGCTTCGGGACAGCCGCCCTCGGGTTATGGACACTATGCAACGCCTCCGATGCCCACCCAGTCCGCAGCGCCCGTCGAGGCTTTCGCCCCGGCCCCTGAGCGCCTCTACGAGAAGTATGGCCCCAAtgccaacaacaaccagAAGAAATGTACCCAGTTGGCGTCCGACTTCTTCAAGGACAGCGTCAAGCGCGCCAGGGAACGCAACCAGAGGTGAGTGATGGAGTACGCCGTCCGTCGACCGCAACATGCTGACCATGCCCTTCGTACAGGCAGAGCGAGATGGAAGTCAAGCTCTCTGAGCCTGGCCAGAGCCAGCAGCGACGCGAGCAGATCTGGTCTACCGCCGGCCGCAAGGAGGGTCAATATCTGCGATTCCTGCGAACCAAGGACAAGCCCGAGAACTACAACACCATCAAGATCATCGGCAAGGGCGCGTTCGGCGAGGTCAAGTTGGTGCAAAAGAAGAACGACGGCAAGGTCTACGCCATGAAGTCCCTGATCAAGACGGAGATGTTCAAGAAGGACCAGCTCGCCCATGTCCGTTCCGAGAGAGATATCCTGGCCGAGTCCGACAGTCCTTGGGTCGTCAAGCTTTTTACCACTTTCCAGGACTCTTACTTCCTGTACATGTTGATGGAGTTCTTGCCCGGTGGTGACTTGATGACCATGCTTATCAAGTACGAGATCTTCTCCGAGGACATCACGCGGTTCTACATTGCAGAAATCGTTTTGGCGATCGAAGCCGTCCATAAGCTGGGCTTCATCCATCGGTGGGTTGACATTCCCACAAATCGCGAGGTGCTGGAGCTGACACCCGTAGTGACATCAAACCCGACAACATTCTGCTGGACCGCGGAGGTCATGTCAAACTGACTGATTTCGGTCTGTCTACCGGCTTCAACCGTCTACACGACAACAACTACTaccagcagctgctgcaagGCCGTTCCAACAGACCGCGCGACCGTAACTCTGTCGCCATCGACCAGATCAACCTCACCGTCAGCAACCGATCTCAAATCAACG includes these proteins:
- a CDS encoding Serine/threonine-protein kinase cot-1, giving the protein MEGNNNRLYLNIGNNNDRLAPGGDRQFPTTPSTFPQPVFPHQGQHQQQAGMQHQQQQQQQQHQHQQQQHPPQQQQQPYATGYAPSGYFMPNQQQQQGQYPPQGHGDYNAAYQPRSNTPGTNDPNVGLAHQFSHQNLGGAARASPYGSRGPSPGQRPRTAGASGQPPSGYGHYATPPMPTQSAAPVEAFAPAPERLYEKYGPNANNNQKKCTQLASDFFKDSVKRARERNQRQSEMEVKLSEPGQSQQRREQIWSTAGRKEGQYLRFLRTKDKPENYNTIKIIGKGAFGEVKLVQKKNDGKVYAMKSLIKTEMFKKDQLAHVRSERDILAESDSPWVVKLFTTFQDSYFLYMLMEFLPGGDLMTMLIKYEIFSEDITRFYIAEIVLAIEAVHKLGFIHRDIKPDNILLDRGGHVKLTDFGLSTGFNRLHDNNYYQQLLQGRSNRPRDRNSVAIDQINLTVSNRSQINDWRRSRRLMAYSTVGTPDYIAPEIFTGHGYTFDCDWWSLGTIMFECLVGWPPFCAEDSHDTYRKIVNWRQTLYFPDDIQLGVEAENLIRSLICNTENRLGRGGAHEIKQHSFFRGVEFDSLRRIRAPFEPRLTSAIDTTYFPTDEIDQTDNATILKAQAVQNARQGVPAVVEESPEMSLPFIGYTFKRFDNNFR
- a CDS encoding Tim complex component tim54 encodes the protein MADTKPTPPEAAAAPSPTPSTTTTTTTTAANPAEGYKAAKPNPVWQMMGLRGPPKRLPSRNWMIFLSLTGAISAAIIYDKREKNRATARWARAVAPLAQEPLAHPSQLPRKLTVLLEAPPGDGLRVAQDHFLEYIKPILAASGLDWEFVQGRRQGDVRAAVAEKIRRRRSREERPDVELLPTEENIRDALRQKNGIPEYEGPGGDIVIGRHTWKEYVRGLHEGWLGPLDPPPKPEEPSKPDAAEGTENTTATPATAAPGAASGTEEGAASEEKKKDEEPPKEENKPDRPPQPVPYNTTLDYPTSHLPLHIPAEFSPSDAIPFPHLLGFAGTFTRMQRFLNRRRLADDIGRQVAAACFAASREWRDDGPSSQQHPDQPYEQQRALEHEEGNWVKSVWKEAAEAPASDDEEERTKERIWTSPVVVDPRIASRMRRFEIRPEDEERARHIVVPEEEVEGWIKGSLRSLGHWGWNAIKGDKRKGPNVGEIDE